Part of the Pseudomonas chlororaphis genome, TGGCGCGACGCCGCCGGCCAGCACCGCGACGCCGGCACTGTGCCGCTCGATCGCGATCACCGCTGACGGTAGGGTGGGCGAGGCGGCGATGGCATAGATGAACTGCTCGTCCAGGGCCAGGCTGCGAAAGCGCGTGTAGGCGCCGGTGTAGTCCTGGCTTGCGTTCCCGCTGCAACACAGGCCCAGCCGGCCAACCCCCGCTTCGGTCCAACTCGCCAGGTAAGTGTGTTCGTCCAGCGGCAGCCAGGTGCAACCACCCATTTGCCACGGCGCCGGTGCGTGATCGGCTTGAGCGGCGGGCAGTGGTTGCAAGCCGTCGGCCGATTCGATCCAGGGCTGCCAGTAACCGCCGCGATCGGTCAGGCAGTAAAGACGATTCGAAGCATCGAAACGTGGCTGCTGGATGGACTCTTCGGCAGCATCGCCGGCCACACAGCGTGGCTCGCCCCACCCCGAGCCCTTGCGTTCGGCCAGCATCAATCGCGTGGCCGTCCAGGGCTGATGCGGCCGGCTCCATTCGATCCACGCCAGTCGCTGGCCGTCGGCGCTGACGGTCGGCGAGGCGTAGAAATCCGCGCCTTCGGCCAGCAATTGACGCTGACGGTCCGCCAGGCCGATGGCCACCAGCCGATGCCGATCGGCCTGCTGCTCCACCGCCAGTACCTGGCCGCGGGCGACGCTGAGGTCTCCATGGCGACAGTCGCCCGAGGTCAGTGCCGCGGGGCGTTCGGCCCCCAGTGCCTGGCGATAGATCTGCTGGTCGGTCTCATTGACGAACACCACGCCCTCGTCGTCCAGGCAAAACGCGCCGCCGCCGTATTCGTAGACGCGGCTGTTGGCGCTGAACCCGTCCGGGGTCAGGCATCGTGCCTGGGCGCCTTGCCAATGCCAGATCCGGCAGGCCCCGTCGCCAGGCCGGTATTCATTCCAGAACAGGCCCAGCGGGCTTACCCGCAGCTCGGCGAAGTCGGTGCCGGCGGCAACGGCCTGGGCGGCGCTGAACGGATCAGCTTTTGGCGATGAGGCGTGAGTTTCGTTCATTGCGAAAGGCCAGTTGCTCGATGGTCTGGGTGGCGTGCTCGGCGTCTTCGCGAGCCTGGAGAATCACCCCGTGATGTTCGGACTTGCTGCACACCGGGTCGGCGTTGCTGGCATCGCCCGTGAGCATGAAGGCCTGGCAGCGACAGCCACCGAAATCCTCCTCCTTTTCATCGCAGGAACGGCAGGGCTCGGGCATCCAATCGTAGCCGCGAAAGCGGTTGAAGCCGAACGAGTCGTACCAGATGTGCTGCATGCTGTGGTCGCGCACATTGGGAAACTGCACCGGCAACTGTCGGGCGCCGTGACAGGGCAAAGCGGTGCCGTCCGGGGTGACGGTCAGGAAGAGGCTGCCCCAGCCATTCATGCAGGCCTTGGGGCGTTCCTCGTAGTAGTCCGGGGTGACGAAGATCAACTTGCACGGGTGGCCTTCGGCCTCAAGCTTGGCGCGATACTCGTTGGTAATGCGCTCGGCGCGCACCAATTGTTCCCGGGTGGGCAGCAGCCCGACGCGGTTGAGCTGCGCCCAGCCGTAGAACTGGCACGTGGCGAGCTCGACGAAGTCGGCTTCCAGGGCAATGCACAGCTCGATGATGCGATCGATCCTGTCGATGTTGTGCCGGTGGGTGACGAAGTTCAGCACCATCGGATAACCGTGGGCCTTCACCGCCCGGGCCATTTCGAGTTTTTGCGCAAAGGCTTTCTTCGAGCCGGCCAGCAGGTTGTTCACCTGTTCGTCGCTGGCCTGGAAGCTGATCTGGATATGGTCCAGGCCGGCCTTCTTGAAGTCGCTGATCTTCTGCTCGGTCAAGCCGATGCCGGAGGTGATCAGGTTGGTGTAGAAGCCCAGCCTGCGGGCCTCGCCGATCAGCTCGGCCAAGTCCTGGCGTACCAGCGGCTCGCCACCGGAAAAACCCAGTTGCGCGGCGCCCATTTCCCGGGCTTCGCGAAACACCTTGAACCACTGCTCGGTGCTCAGCTCCTTGCCTTGTTCGGCGAAGTCCAGCGGGTTGGAGCAGTACGGGCATTGCAGCGGGCAGCGATAAGTCAGCTCCGCCAGCAACCACAGCGGCAGGCCGACTTCGGGTTTGGCCGGCAGGCCGCTGGCCTCAGGCAAGTTCGATCCAGTGTTCTGCACGGGCGACCTCCATGAATTGCTCGATGTCGTCACCGAGTTCCGGCACGTCCGGGAACTGTTTGGCCAGTTCGCCGATGATGGCCGCGACATCCCGCTCGCCGTCGATCAGACCGCCGATCAGCGCCGCGCTGTCGTTGAGCTTGATCATGCCTTCAGGATAGAGCAGCACGTGGCCTTTCTGTGCCGGTTCGTACTGGAAGCGATAGCCGGGACGCCAGCGAGGGGTTTTGCTGCGGTCGAAACTCATAGGGGGATTCCTGTGTGCCACACCCGTTCTCCGGTCACGCTGTGATAGGGCGGGCGATTCAATTCGTAGGCCATGCTCATGGCGTCGAGCATGCTCCAGAGGATGTCCAGTTTGAACTGGAGGATTTGCAGCATGCGCTCCTGGCCTTCGCGAGTGGTGTAGTGCTGCAGGGTAATTGCCAGCCCATGTTCGACATCGCGGCGAGCCTGGCCCAGGCGGGTGCGGAAGTACTCATAGCCGGCCGGGTCGATCCACGGGTAATGCTGTGGCCAGCTGTCCAGGCGCGACTGGTGGATCTGCGGGGCGAACAATTCGGTCAACGAGCTGCTGGCGGCTTCTTGCCAACTGGCCCGGCGGGCAAAGTTGACGTAGGCGTCCACGGCGAAGCGCACCCCCGGCAGCACCAGCTCCTGGGAGCGCAGTTGATCGGGGTCCAGGCCCACGGCCTGGCCCAGCCGTAGCCAGGCCTCGATACCGCCGTCTTCGCCGGGCGCGCCATCATGGTCGAGCAGGCGCTGGATCCACTCGCGACGGATTTCCCGGTCCGGGCAATTGGCCAGGATTGCGGCATCCTTGAGCGGGATGTTCACCTGGTAGTAAAAGCGATTCGCGACCCAGCCCTGGATCTGCTCGCGAGTGGCGCGGCCTTCATACATCGCCACGTGATACGGGTGATGGATGTGGTAATACGCACCCTTGGCACGCAGGGCCGCTTCGAACTCGGCGGGGGACAGGGGGGTGTCAGTCATTTTGATTCTCCGGGAAATGCCCGTGGGGTCTGTGGCGTCAGGGCTGGCCCCATCGTGAGCAAGCTCGCTCCCACAGTAATTCGAGTTGCATTGGATATCCGATTCACAGCAAAACCAGTGTGGGAGCGAGCTTGCTCGCGAAGGCGTCCTCTCAGCCAGCACAAGCGTTGACTGACTCACCGCAAGCTCACCTCACATTGGTTCCGCCCTTCTTACAACTCAATACTCATTCCGTCGTAAGACACTTCAATCTTTCGGCGTACAAGCTCGGCCCGCTCGGGCGAGTCTTCATCGAGGATCGGGTTGGTGTTGTTGATATGGATAAGGATCTTGCGCTGATTGGGCAGTTGTTCCAGCACCTCCAGCATCCCGCCGGGGCCGTTCTGGGCCAGGTGCCCCATCTCGCGGCCGGTGCGGGTGCCGACGCCACGGCGTTGCATCTCATCGTCGTCCCACATTGTGCCGTCCACCAGCAGGCAGTCGCTGCCGGCCATGATCTCCAGCAGCGGCCCATCGACCTTGCCCAGGCCCGGAGCGTAGAACAGCTTGCCGCCGGTGCGCAGGTCTTCGACGATCAGGCCGATGTTATCGCCCGGGTGCGGGTCGAAGCGGTGCGGTGAATAGGGCGGCGCGGCGCTGCGCAGGGGCAGTGGCGTGAAACGCAGGTTCGGGCAGGCGGCGATGGTGAAGCTCTGGTCGAGCTCGATACGATTCCAGCTCAACCCGCCGTTCCAGTGGGTCAGCATGTTGAACAGCGGGAAACCGGTGCTCAGGTCCTCATGGACCATGTCGGTGCACCACACCTGGTGCGGGCAGCCTTCGCGCAGGCTGAGCAGGCCGGTGGTGTGGTCGATCTGGCTGTCCATCAGGATGATGGCGCCAATGCCGGTGTCCCGCAGGGCCCGGCCAGGCTGCATCGGGGCGAAGCTTTGGAGTTGCGCGCGAATGTCCGGGGAAGCGTTGCACAACACCCAACTCACGCCGTCATCGGAAATCGCGATGGACGACTGGGTGCGCGCCTGGGCCCGCAGGCTGCCGTTGCGAAAACCTGCGCAATTGACGCAGTTGCAGTTCCACTGGGGGAAACCGCCGCCGGCGGCGGAACCTAGAATCTGGACAAACATGGCCACTCCATCTGCAAACCAAAATAAAAACGCCCCGGTTGACCGAGGCGTTGTGCTGCGTGCTCAAGTGCCTGCAACGATCAACGGCTGGCGAAGTACATGGTGACTTCGAAACCGATACGCAGGTCGATATATGCGGGTTTGGACCAGGACATGGGAATACTCCTTTGGTTGGGGTGAGACGGTTGGGATCTATACATATAGTCCACCTCCGTTCGGAGATGTTCAGATGCTTAGGCGACTATGTTACTAAATTAAACAATTTCCAGGCCGCGATTCTCGGAGAAAGCTCTTTGCAGCGCCGGTAACGATCAGTCCCAGCTTTGCCACGGCGAACCCCCGCCGGCCCCGTTGGCCAGGCAAAACCAGCTGCCTTCGGCATCGATCAGGCGCTGGGCGGCTGCCATCAACCGCGTCCGATCCACCTGTTGGAGAGCCTCAGGCAAGCGTTGGGGGTAATCCGACGGGTGGCCGGCCAGCCGGGCTTGCCAGAGCAGCTCGGCCGCTTGCGGAGCCGGCAGGACATCCCCCTGGAGCTGGGCAGCGAGGCTGCGTTGCGAGTTGCCCAGGGCCAGGTCCTCGGTCTGCTCGATCAAGTCCGGCAGGTCATTGAGGAACTGCTCGATATGCCCGATCAGTGTCGTGGCGCACGCATGGGGTGACTGGACGCCGAACAGCAGGCCGGTGTGCCCGTCGAGCTGTTTCAAGCCACTGAACACGCCATAGCCCAGTTGCAGGTCGACCCGCAGGCGCTGATAAAACGGCGCCTGGCACAACTGCGCCAACAGCCGCCATTCGGCCTCGTCCGACCACGTCGAAGTGGGTGCCGGACAAAACAACAACACGGCGTGTTCGTCGCCATGGGTCTGCAGGTTTTTCCATAGGCGCCGCCCTGCGGGCCATTTCAGCGGATCGGAGTCCTGGCTGCCGATGCCCGGCACCCGGGCCAGCACCGGGCCCATTGCCCCTTGAGCCACCGTTGAAAGCCCCACGGCCAGTCCATCCCACTGGGCGCTTGCCCAGAGGTCCTCATCGCGAGCCCCAATGGGCAATGGCGGTACCGATAAACGGCTGCAACACCCCGGCAGGGCCTTCAATAGGTGTCGAATCGGCATCGGCGGCGCTTCGTGTGCGGCGCGGGCCGTTGGCAGCGGCTCCCCCAGTTTCGCCAGCACATGTTCGAGCACCGACGGCATGGGCGCTTGCAGGCCCACCAGTTTCAACAGCCATTGGTGGCCGGACGGCTCGAAGGTGACGTCCACGCCGGCCTGGCGGGCATCCTCGTACAGGTCGTGCAGATGTCGGTCGAGCCTGGTCTGAAGGTCCGGCGGTGCCTGGGTGGTCAAGCGCCAGCGCAGGTACACCACGCCTTCGCGGTTGTGGTTCGCCAGCGCCGGGCTGAACGACATGGGCGAGCGCTCCCGGCGGCCCCGGGAGCGGTCCTGGGCGAAGGTGCGCAACCCGCGATGGGCGCTGGTCTGGCCGCGTATCAGGCCGGCGCGGGGCGCTTCGTCGGGTGTTTGCAGGAAGGGGTTGGGCTCGGGCAAATGCCATTCGCCGATCACATCAGTGGCCGGGTGCAATTGCCTGAGGATTTCCCTGAGCCTCGCGAGGTCGTGCTCCGTCAGGGGCACATCGAGCCCTTCGCTGTCCCAGCGAGCGAGTTGCAACGCCGAACCGGTTTCCTGACGACGCTGCAAGCGGGCGCTGAACGCGCTGCGCAACGACGCCCAGTCATCCTGGGCGGCAAAGAAACCCAGCCAATCGTGGAGTAACGCCTGGATGTCGTTCGACGCTTGATCAGCGATGAGCTTGAGTTCGAGGTGCAACAGCGCTTGCCCGGCAAATTCATGCAACACGCTGGCCTTGAGGCTGTCCGCCAGGCCACGCTGACGCAACGCTGCCAGCAGGCCGCCCGGCTTGCTGGATTCCAGCCACGTGCAGAGAAACGCCAGGGCTTGGGGCGAGGCGTCAGGAAGTTGTTCGAAGGCAAACAGCAGGTCGAGGCTGTCATTGTCGAGCTGTTGATAGTGAGGCTGGGCCGTTGCCATCAACGGCGGCGGCAGTTGCCTGCGCACCGCTTCGCCCCTTGGCAGTTGCTCACCGAATTGTTCGGCCAGCGCCATCAGCGCCTCGACGCTCTGCGGGCCCACCAGGCTCAGGCGCATTTGGCCACTCTGGTAAAACCGTTGGTAGAAGCTGTGCAAGGCCGCTTGGAATTCGGCTTGAGAAACCGCCAGGCTGTCGCGGTTGCCGGCATAAAAGCCGCGTAGCGGATGGGTCGCCGACAGCCCATTGTGCAGGGCAAGCTGTCGCTGGGCGGTCGCGTCTTGGGACCAGGCGACGAACTCAGCCTGGAGCACTTCTCGTTCGCGCAACTGATCGGCTTCATCCAGGCGCGGATGCGTAAGCATGTCCCCGAGCCGTTCAAGTCCGCCGCTGAAGGCCGCTGGGGGGACTTCGAAGAAGAAGTCGGTGGTGCGTTCGCTGGTGCGTGCGTTGACCTGACCGCCGTGCCGTTGCACGTAGGCCATCAGGTTCTCGCCGACGGGGAAACGCTGGGTACCCAGGAAGAACAGATGTTCGAGCAGATGCGCCATTCCAGGCCAGGCCAGGGGCTCGTCATGGCTGCCGGCCGCCACCCGCAGCACGGCGGCGCTGCGCTTCAGGCCAGGGACGTGACGCACGGTCACCTGCAGGCCGTTGGCCAGGGTTTCAGGAGTCAGGCGAGGGGAATCGGGGGCCGGCATGAGCGCTTCCAGGACAGAGATGCGCTCATGCTAGCGGATTAGACCGTGTCAGTGCTTGTGCAAGTCGCCGTAAAGCTCTGGGCGGCGATCGTGCAAGTAGTTGTAGGCTGTGCGAGCGTCGTCCATCACTTGCCGATCCAGTTCCCCCACGATCAAGGCCTCGTCCAACCCCGCCAACGCGGCCCGGCTGCCATCCGGCGCGGCAATGCTGCTTTGGCCGCAGTACTGCAGTTCACCCTCGTGGCCGCAGTAGTTGGCGTAGGCCACGAAACACTGGTTCTCGATGGCCCGGGCGCGCACGGTGACATCGGCGATGAAGTCATAAGGCTGCATATTGGCGGTCGGCACCAGGATCAGTTCGGCACCGGCCAGGGCCAGGCGCCGGGCGTTCTCCGGGAACTCCAGGTCGTAGCAGATCAACATGCCGAGCTTCCAGCCATTGAGCTCCACGATCGGCAGCGCATTGTCCCCGGCGCTGAACATCGCGTGATCGAGATCGCCGAACAAGTGGCTTTTGCGGTAGTTGGCCAGGCGTTCGCCCTGGGCGTCGATCAATTGCACCGCGTTGTAGATCTGCCCGTCTTCGCTGCGTTCGGGGTAGCCATAGACAATCGCCAGCCCGGCCGCCTTGGCAATGCGGCCGACCTGTTGCGCCCATTCGCCGTTATAGACCTCGGCCAATACGTTCACCGCGTCGACGCCGATGTTGTAGCCGGTCAGGAACATCTCCGGCAGCACCAGCACATCGGCGCCCCTGGCTTCCAGCGCGATCTGGTGCAGGCGTTGCAGGTTAGCGGCCGGATCCAGTGGCAACGGTGGGCATTGATAGAGGGCTACGCGCATCGACAACTCCTTTTATTCAGGCAGGGCGATCGGACCGATCTCATGGAACACATCGCCTGGCCCCGGGTTCTCGGCGTGGGTCTTTCCGCCGAAGTGCTTCATGATTCCCCACACGGCATTGAGCGAGGTCTGTACCGCGCCTTCAACCCAGGCGGGTGTCCATGAGACGTCATCGCCGGCGATAAAGATCCCGCGTTGTTCAGCCGGCATGTCGTCCTGCATGAAATGCGCGTACATGCGCTGGTTGTAGCGATAGTGGCCGGGCAGGGCGCCCTTGAAGGCACCGAGGAAATGCGGGTCGGCTTCCCAGGACACGGTGATCGGGTCGCCGATGATCCGCGCGGCGATGTCCACCTTGGGGTAGATTTTTTTCAGCGCGTCGAGGGCCAGCTTCACCCGTTTCTCCACCGGGTGCGGGAGCATTTTCAGCGCATCGCTCATCCAGGAGTAGGACAGGCAAATCACCCCCGGCTTGTCGTCGCCGTTGTCGAACAGGTACGTGCCGCGGGTCAGGCGATCGGTCAGGGTCATGCTCATCAGGTCGCGGCCGGTTTCCGGGTCCTTGTCCTTCCAGAACGGCCGGTCGACCATCACGAACGTCTTCGACGATTGCATGTAGCGGGTGCGGTCCAGGGCCATCCACATCTTCTGCGAGAACAGCGCCTCTTCGCATTCGATCTGGGTGGTCAGCAGCCAGCTCTGGCAGGTGACCAGTACGGCGGCATATTCGCGGGTGTCGCCCCAGACGTCCGTCACGCTGAAGCGATCGTCGGCGGCCTGGGCGATGCGCTTCACGCCGCTGCGCGGAGCGCCCAGGTGCAACGAACTCAGGCTGGTGCCCTGGGGCCAGTGCGCGCAGCGTTCCGGCACGTGCTTCCAGATGCCGTAGGGCACTTGCTCGACGCCACCGACGACCAGGTGCTGGTGATCGTCGCAGTTGGTCATCACCACGCGGAAAATTTCCAGCATCGAGTTGGGGAAGTCCGAATCCCAGCCACCCGTGCCGAAACCGACCTGGCCGAACACCTCGCGGTGTTGGAAAGAGAGTTTGGCGAAGGCCTTGGAAGTGGCCACGAAGTCGTAGAACGTGCGGTCATCCCACAGGGGGACGAGGGTGTTCCACAGTGCCTTTAGGCGCGGCACGTCGCGGTCGCGGATCGCCTGCTGGATCTCGCCGAAGCGCGAGCGATCCTCCAGGGCGTCGGCCCAGGCGTCCGCCACTTCCTGAAACAAGGCCGGCAGGTCGGCCATTTTCTCGGCGTAGTAGGTCTGGCCCTCGAGGTCGATGACCGTGCTGCCCGAGGCTGGGGTCAACGGGTTGGGAAACGGCTTGGTTTCCAGGCCCAGCTTGTCGACGTAGTGGTAGAACGCCGTGGAAGACACCGGGAAACGCATGCCGCCCAACTCGGCGATCACCCCTTCGGCGCCATTGAATGGTTGGGAGCGCAGCCGCCCACCCATTTTCGACGCTTCATAGACCACGGGCTTGAGGCCCAGCTTCATCAATTCGTACGCCGCCACCAGCCCGGCGATCCCGGCCCCGACAATCGCCACCTCCGCACCCAGGTTCTCGGCAGGAATGCTGCCCAGCCCCGCCGGGTGCTCGATCCAGTCGTCAAAAGCGAAAGGGAAGTCCGGCCCGAAGATAGTGATGGGTTTCTTACCGTCTGCTGGATGGCGATTGTGCTTGTTCATGGCGGACCTTGATGGGCGACTCGACGCAAAGCTCGCGTCTGAGTATAGGAAAGATGCCAGCCATTCTAGGGAGTGGGAGATACGTTAATAAGACACAATATGTCGTCATTTTTATGTGTGATGAGTCGATTTGACGTATTTGACAGTCTTAATGACAAAAATCCTTCCCGTGGGAACGAGCCTGCTCACGAAGGGCGTATGTCTGCGATGCAGGCACTGCCTGGTCTCACGCAATCACGAGCAGCCGCGCGCTCACAAGTGCGGGTTCTAGAGCGGCTGGCCCCGGTCGATCTTGCTGCTGAGGATGATCGAGGTGGTGGTCTTTTCCACGCCGTCCACGCTGCCGATCTGGTCCAGCAACTGATCCAGCTGTTCTGGCGAGTCGGTGCGCAGCCAGGCCACATAATCGAACTCGCCACTGACGGCACACAACTGCTGGACCTGGGCCATGGCGCTCAGGCGCCGTAGCACGTCCTTGCCGGAGCGCGGCTGGACCTTGATGCCGACGTAGGCCTGCAAGCCGCCATCAATCAGCCGCTGGCCGAGGCGCACGCCGTATCCGGTGATGACCTTGGTCTTTTCCAGGCGCGCCAGTCGTGAGGTCACGGTCGTCCGGGCGATGCCCAGTTGCCGGGCGAGCATGGCGACGCTTTCCCGGGCATTGATTTGCAGGGCCGCGATCAGTTGGCGGTCGATTTCGTCGAGGACGGGGGGACGGGTGTCAGCCAAGGCGGGCTCCGGCGTGGGCGTTGTGGGCGAACATGTTACAGGTTCTCTGGCTGGAAATAGCCGATGGCCGGTAATGTCAGCGCGCGCCAGGCAGGTGCCAAGTGTGTTTGCGTGGCCCTGAGCCAGATACCGTCCTGGCAGACCAGCGGTTCAACCGGCAATTGCAGCAGCGCGGCCAGCGGCAAGGACCGCACGGAGCCCGGGTCATCATCGTCCTCGGCTGCCCAATCCCGTTCGAAACACCGGACTTGCACATGATCGTTGCCGAAGCGTTCGAACAGCGGACGGTTGCCCAGCCATTGCGGGTGCACCCGCAGCGTGTGTTCCTGGACATCGAGCAGCAGCAACTGCCAGCCTCGATAGTGGCCACAAAGCTCGGTTACATCTGTCGCCATGCGGGTCAGGGCGAGATAGCGGCCTTTCGGTGACCAGATCATTGAAGGCGCCAGCTCGTTCAGCGCGCAGCCAGAGGCTGTCAGCAGGTGGCCGCCGAGCCGTGGCGAGCTGGCGCGGATCCAGCTGTCGCCGTACTCCGTTTCACTGCCGAACAGCCAGGCGGCGTCCTGGCCTCCCGGTGCGGGCTGGATAAAATCGCCGTCGGCATTGGCCACCTGGGGGCGATCCACTTGGCGCCAGGGGTCGACGCTGTGTAGCTGAGAGCCGGTCACGCGCAGCTCTACGGCGTTGTAGAACAGCCGGGATCGCTCGTCGGGATGAAAGAACGACGGATCGCTGCCGACCGGTGGCGCAGGGATGTCGAAGCGTTGCAGTGCATTGCCTTCAAGGTCCTGGCCCAGGCGGCCGGCAATCGTCGCCAGGCTCAGCACGCCATTACGGAAATCAAGCACGCGGGCCACCCACAGGGGCGGTCCTTGCAACAGGCTGCGTGCCGGCACATCGACCACCACCGCATGGGTGGCCAACGTCATTGTTTCGGCAAAAGGCAACAGCGCCAGATACCGTCCGCAGTCCGACACCCGATGATCCAGCAGCCAGCGCCCAGGCAGTTGCCAGTCACCGATCTGGCAACGATAAGCGCCCATGCCGGCGTGATTGTCGGTCAGCCAGGTCAGGTGGGCGCAGAGGCCACCCAGCAACGGCTGTGTCTCGATGAACGCGTCACCTCGTCGGCCCTCACTGTCCAACGGCAGCACGATGCTCATCCGGGTCAACTGAAACTCGGCCACCTGCACGCGACCCTGGGCATCGTGACCTGCCTGGATTTCGGTATCGCCGTGGATGCTGTCGAGGCGATAACCATGCCGGCCAAGGGACGGGCGTGGGTAATCCAGGTACGCACCTATGCGCACATGATGGGCGTCGAGACCGAGCACGTCACTCCAGTAAAAGGATGGCTCAACGTCATGCTTCACCCAAGGCGAGGGAAGGGCGCGCCAGCCCTGGTCGGCGTGCCACAACCAGTACCGGTCGCCCTCGGAACTGTCGCCCTGCTCCTGGGCCTGGCACACCAGAGCGCGCTGATCGGAGCTCCAGACAATGGCCGGATCGGCGGCCATCAACAGGCCGGAGGGCTGCTCATTGACGCTGATGGCATAGCGCGGTGACACCAGCGGCGCCAGGGGTTGGGGCAGGTCGCGAAACGCCGGAGGCAGTGAAAGCCTGCCCGTCAGGCAGTGTTGCCCGTCGGCAGAGCGGCACTCGATGGTGTGCGCGATAGCGTCCGGGTAACTGCCAGGTTCCAGCCAGAGGTCGGCGACGGGTACCAGTTCGGCAACGCGGGCGGTTTGCAGCAATTCATCGAGCCGGGCCTGGCGGGCGCCATCGTCCACCAGCGGGCTGTGGCGACCCGCCAGCCCGTTGAGGTCCAGCGTGTCCAATTCCCAGAACTCGCTGTTGTCGCAGCGATAGACCCGCCGCTGCTGGCGGTCAAGCACGACTAACCCCCAAGCCTGCCGGGACGGTGCGGTTGCCGCAAAGTAACGTCCATCCGCCGAGAACACCGCCGAAGACCCGAGACCTTGTAACAGCACACCGTCGGGGAACAGGTAGTCGCAATAGGTCGGGCCCCCCATCGCGATTTCACTGTGATTGAACGTCCGGATCGGCTCGCCCTCGGGCGTCAACTGCGGCTCGCCGCCACCCCAGGCACTCGGGCCCTTGACCGGTTCCACCACCAGGCCAAGGCGCCGCTCCCACGTGCTGACGCCCGCGAGCCCGCCGATGATCGCGGCGATCGCCGCCAGGATGCCCCACCACTCGGGCAGCGCCCTGCCCAGGCTGAAGCCCAGGCCAAACACCGCGCCAATTGTCAATCGGGCCAGGCCTCGGGCGGTCGATCGAAAGCCCAGGCGCACCGCCAGACCCATCGACACGCCGAGCAACAGCACCGTCAGCAAGGCCAACACCGGCGGCATCACCGTGACGAAAAAGGCCGGCACCACCAGGATGCCCAGTTGCCAGAACAGATCGAGAAACAGTCGGGGGAGGCTGGGGCTGGCGATGATGGACGTCTCTGGGAGGGGAGGGAGGAACGAGGCAACCACCCTCTCAAAAACGCAAAAGCCGCGCAATGCGCGGCTTTCAATTTGGTGGGCCCACACGGACTTGAACCGTGGACCAAAGGATTATGAGTCCTCTGCTCTAACCAACTGAGCTATAGGCCCTCAGTAGGCCGCGGATTATAGCGACGGTTTCTCGGCTGTGCTATCCGAATAATCCGATACGGTCACACGCAGAAACGTGGCGGCGAACTCGGCGGCGCACAGCGGCAGGCTGACGATGTAGCCCTGGATTTGTTCGCAACCTT contains:
- a CDS encoding peptidase S9, whose translation is MNETHASSPKADPFSAAQAVAAGTDFAELRVSPLGLFWNEYRPGDGACRIWHWQGAQARCLTPDGFSANSRVYEYGGGAFCLDDEGVVFVNETDQQIYRQALGAERPAALTSGDCRHGDLSVARGQVLAVEQQADRHRLVAIGLADRQRQLLAEGADFYASPTVSADGQRLAWIEWSRPHQPWTATRLMLAERKGSGWGEPRCVAGDAAEESIQQPRFDASNRLYCLTDRGGYWQPWIESADGLQPLPAAQADHAPAPWQMGGCTWLPLDEHTYLASWTEAGVGRLGLCCSGNASQDYTGAYTRFRSLALDEQFIYAIAASPTLPSAVIAIERHSAGVAVLAGGVAPLPAAQVSRPRTLRYPSGAGQAHGFFYPAMDSQEKPPLVVFIHGGPTSACYPVFDPRIQYWTHRGFAVADLNYRGSSGYGRAYRQALHLNWGVVDVEDACAVVAYLAEQGLVDGEHAFIRGGSAGGYTALCALAFREVFQAGASLYGVSDPVALARATHKFEGDYLDWLIGDPQRDVERYRSRTPLLHADRIRTPVIFFQGELDAVVVPQQTRDMVRALEDNGVTVEAHYYPDERHGFRKAVNQAHALEHEWLFYRKVMGGVV
- a CDS encoding pyrroloquinoline quinone biosynthesis protein PqqE, giving the protein MQNTGSNLPEASGLPAKPEVGLPLWLLAELTYRCPLQCPYCSNPLDFAEQGKELSTEQWFKVFREAREMGAAQLGFSGGEPLVRQDLAELIGEARRLGFYTNLITSGIGLTEQKISDFKKAGLDHIQISFQASDEQVNNLLAGSKKAFAQKLEMARAVKAHGYPMVLNFVTHRHNIDRIDRIIELCIALEADFVELATCQFYGWAQLNRVGLLPTREQLVRAERITNEYRAKLEAEGHPCKLIFVTPDYYEERPKACMNGWGSLFLTVTPDGTALPCHGARQLPVQFPNVRDHSMQHIWYDSFGFNRFRGYDWMPEPCRSCDEKEEDFGGCRCQAFMLTGDASNADPVCSKSEHHGVILQAREDAEHATQTIEQLAFRNERNSRLIAKS
- a CDS encoding pyrroloquinoline quinone biosynthesis protein PqqD (with PqqC converts a biosynthetic intermediate to pyrroloquinoline quinone), whose protein sequence is MSFDRSKTPRWRPGYRFQYEPAQKGHVLLYPEGMIKLNDSAALIGGLIDGERDVAAIIGELAKQFPDVPELGDDIEQFMEVARAEHWIELA
- a CDS encoding pyrroloquinoline quinone biosynthesis protein PqqC (Required in the synthesis of PPQ, but its exact function is unknown), with product MTDTPLSPAEFEAALRAKGAYYHIHHPYHVAMYEGRATREQIQGWVANRFYYQVNIPLKDAAILANCPDREIRREWIQRLLDHDGAPGEDGGIEAWLRLGQAVGLDPDQLRSQELVLPGVRFAVDAYVNFARRASWQEAASSSLTELFAPQIHQSRLDSWPQHYPWIDPAGYEYFRTRLGQARRDVEHGLAITLQHYTTREGQERMLQILQFKLDILWSMLDAMSMAYELNRPPYHSVTGERVWHTGIPL
- a CDS encoding pyrroloquinoline quinone biosynthesis protein PqqB (possibly involved in transport of pyrroloquinoline quinone transport), whose product is MFVQILGSAAGGGFPQWNCNCVNCAGFRNGSLRAQARTQSSIAISDDGVSWVLCNASPDIRAQLQSFAPMQPGRALRDTGIGAIILMDSQIDHTTGLLSLREGCPHQVWCTDMVHEDLSTGFPLFNMLTHWNGGLSWNRIELDQSFTIAACPNLRFTPLPLRSAAPPYSPHRFDPHPGDNIGLIVEDLRTGGKLFYAPGLGKVDGPLLEIMAGSDCLLVDGTMWDDDEMQRRGVGTRTGREMGHLAQNGPGGMLEVLEQLPNQRKILIHINNTNPILDEDSPERAELVRRKIEVSYDGMSIEL